The following coding sequences lie in one Streptomyces venezuelae genomic window:
- a CDS encoding acyltransferase family protein has product MRVRMPGTKPQDPPRTQNAAGGPDLTRDPFFDNAKFLLIVLVALGHSWEQIVYGTHALQSVHTLIYTFHMPAFILLCGYFSQRFTGTPAQVRRLLEGVLLPYLLFELAYAATNSAVRDEPFAYTPTEPTYLCWFLIALFLWRLSTPVWRAIRYPVPTAAAVSLLAGLTTMAYDLALPRVLMFLPWFVLGLNLRPEHFALLRTSLARRCAIPALVCAGAASYLWLPAPDEHWLSMDAGYTDLDVTWPQYLAIRIGIFLLSAALVAAFFACVPRRRTVFTALGAATMYPYLLHGLLIRAGEAAGLYPYLKDLGVPGQALLTVAVITTVFLLSTPPVRKVFRPVVEPRLPRAVVPTGEDSRAQGKVERATTFHGGDGRRPR; this is encoded by the coding sequence ATGCGCGTACGGATGCCGGGCACGAAGCCGCAGGATCCGCCCCGCACACAGAACGCGGCAGGCGGGCCGGACCTCACCCGGGACCCGTTCTTCGACAACGCGAAGTTCCTCCTGATCGTGCTGGTCGCCCTGGGCCACTCCTGGGAACAGATCGTGTACGGCACGCACGCGCTCCAGTCGGTGCACACGCTGATCTACACGTTCCACATGCCGGCGTTCATCCTGCTGTGCGGCTACTTCTCGCAACGCTTCACGGGCACCCCGGCCCAGGTACGCCGACTCCTGGAGGGAGTCCTCCTCCCGTACCTGCTCTTCGAGCTGGCGTACGCGGCCACGAACAGCGCGGTGCGGGACGAGCCGTTCGCGTACACCCCCACGGAACCGACGTACCTCTGCTGGTTCCTGATCGCCCTGTTCCTCTGGCGGCTCAGCACCCCGGTATGGCGAGCGATCCGCTACCCGGTGCCCACAGCGGCAGCTGTGTCCCTCCTGGCAGGCCTGACAACGATGGCCTACGACCTGGCGCTCCCCCGCGTGCTGATGTTCCTGCCCTGGTTCGTCCTGGGCCTGAACCTGCGCCCGGAACACTTCGCCCTCCTGCGCACGAGCCTGGCCCGCCGCTGCGCGATCCCCGCCCTGGTCTGCGCCGGAGCGGCGTCGTACCTGTGGCTCCCGGCCCCCGACGAACACTGGCTCTCCATGGACGCGGGCTATACGGACCTGGACGTGACCTGGCCCCAGTACCTGGCCATCCGCATCGGCATCTTCCTGCTGAGCGCGGCCCTGGTAGCGGCGTTCTTCGCCTGCGTCCCCCGCCGCCGCACCGTCTTCACGGCCCTGGGCGCCGCGACGATGTACCCGTACCTCCTCCACGGCCTCCTGATCCGCGCGGGCGAGGCGGCGGGCCTGTACCCGTACCTGAAGGACCTGGGCGTACCGGGCCAGGCCCTCCTCACGGTCGCCGTCATCACGACGGTGTTCCTGCTGTCGACTCCGCCGGTGCGGAAGGTGTTCCGGCCGGTGGTGGAGCCGCGATTGCCGCGGGCGGTCGTACCGACGGGCGAGGACTCACGGGCCCAGGGCAAGGTGGAACGCGCAACCACGTTTCATGGCGGGGACGGCAGGAGACCGAGGTGA